Proteins co-encoded in one Arachis hypogaea cultivar Tifrunner chromosome 13, arahy.Tifrunner.gnm2.J5K5, whole genome shotgun sequence genomic window:
- the LOC112732343 gene encoding large ribosomal subunit protein eL31, whose protein sequence is MVEKTKGRKEEVVTREYTVNLHKRLHGCTFKKKAPKAIKEIRKFAQKAMGTNDVRVDVKLNKFVWSQGIRSVPRRIRVRISRKRNDDEDAKEELYSLVTVVEIPKEELRGLGTKVIEDED, encoded by the exons ATGGTGGAAAAGACCAAGGGTAGGAAGGAAGAGGTTGTTACTCGAGAGTACACCGTCAACCTCCACAAACGCTTACATGGCTG caccttcaagaagaaggctcCTAAAGCAATAAAGGAGATAAGGAAGTTTGCTCAGAAGGCCATGGGGACTAATGATGTGAGAGTGGATGTGAAGCTGAACAAGTTTGTGTGGAGCCAGGGGATCCGGAGTGTACCCAGAAGGATCCGGGTGCGCATTTCCCGCAAGAGGAACGACGATGAGGATGCAAAGGAAGAGCTTTACTCCCTTGTCACAGTTGTTGAAATCCCTAAGGAAGAGCTTAGAGGTTTGGGCACCAAGGTCATTGAAGATGAGGATTGa